AACCGTTGGTTCTCAATTCCTCCCGGAATTGAGATGAAACTGATATGTATCTCACAAGCGGCATTGCATTAAACCAATTCAGCGTATATATTATTCTTTCGAAAAACATGACGCTTTTACGGATCTTTGAACGCATAAACGGATTCTATTTCGCCGATCGGATAGCAGACGAAAGGCGGAAAGGAGTATAAAAATGGTTACATTATCGGAACGGGCGGAAAATAAACTCCGCACACTGTTGCAGGAACAGAATAAAGAGGAGCATGGACTTCGGGTCTATATCCAGGGTGGCGGATGCTCCGGAATGTCGTACGGGATGGAATTCGAGGATGAGCCCGAAAAATCAGACGAAGTCCTGGAGCAGAACGGGATCAAGGTCATCGTGGACAAATTTTCTCTCAAGTACATTGACGGTTCCGAAATCGACTATGCCGACGAAGGGCTGATGGGTGGGTCGTTCCAAGTTGTGAATCCCCAGGCGAAGTCGACCTGCGGATGTGGTCAATCCTTCAAAGCATAATATATAGAAAGCATATTCGTTGGCCACTCCCGATCGCAGAACAGCCTGGCTGGTGTATGGAACCATTGCTCTCGCCGGCTTGATTATTGTATTTCTGAATTTCAGCCCTCAATCCTTCTCTGGCAGTCAGGATCGGCAGTCATCCAATGAAAATATTAACCGGGAAGCGTTGGCGAAGATTGCCCCGACCATGTCCGGGAAGGCGTATCACCGGCGGTTCGAGTCGGAAAAGCAGTGCATTACATGCCACACTCAAGGTGTGATGGACGCTAAGATAATGCCGCACGAACCGCGGGAAAATTGCATGGAGTGTCATAAGATCAAAGAAGAAGCATAGGTTTACTCCTGCCACAATCATACCGATTCCACATTAGTTTTTGACACATTATTTATCATTTCGATTAGAATTCCTAATCCGCAACACTTACTTTAAACGAATAGAAATTTGACACGCTGACCGCCGCAGAAATAACAAATGACTGCGGCGTTTAGGGTGTAAAAGGTAGAGATATTGATTGGAGAACGGAGCCCGGGGGCGAGAGACCGGAAGACAACGAACAAGCTCCATTACAGCGGGAATTTCCAATCGACTATGCATTTTGGACGGAAGATGCCCGATACTTTGAACTCTAACACGCTTTTAAACCTGAACACTATAACACTTTCTTTAACATGAACACTGCTTCTTAATGGAATTAGACTTCTCAGACATACTTCAGACGGATCCCCTCCCCCGGTTAGAGAAAAAGGCGCCTCCAGGCGTCAAATACCGGATGTTTACTGAACTGTACGAATTGACGGAAGTTGCACATGCTGTACAGGAAATAATTGCCGAGGTGCGGCAGAATGATGAGTTTAATCGCCTGTTAATACGACAAAACGACGACGGAACATGGCCGTCGAAACAAGAATTTTCCAACGAGCAGCGTCAGCAGAGCATGCAGTTTTTCTCACAGATTATGGAACTCCACCGATTGCTTGATCACGGTGCGACCCGGGATGTCCCGGAGGTGCAGGAGGGGATTGTGGCGCTGATGAAAATGCAGCATCCGGACGGCAAGTTTCCACTGTTTTATCAGCATCAGGGCTACGCACTTTGGGTGCTTATGCGCTATGGGCTACAAGGGAATCCTTTTGTGGATCGGGGGATGCGCTGGCTGCTGCGCCGCCAACGGAATGACGGCGGCTGGCTTCATCTGGTCCATGTGCCCGCCGGTGAAGACAAGGATACCTATCCGAGCTGTATCTGGACGACCTGTCATGTGTTATGGCCGCTGGTGCTGCACAATGTTTATTACAAAGATGACCGCGTGCGCAAAGGATTGGATTATCTTCTGGATAATTTTCTGCAAACGAACCACACCAAATTTTTGAACGCTCCGGACGCCTGGGATTATCTGTATGTCGGATACGATGAGTCCGGCTGCTTCCGTGGTGGAACTCTGAAAGTATTAGAAATTGTGACCAATGCCGGATACGACCGCTCCAATACGGTGGTAAAAAAAGCCTCAAACTGGCTGCGGGATCAACAGTTAGATAGCGGCCTGTTTCCGGCGGTCGCCGGCAAAGATACCGTTGGCGATTTTATGGTAACGCTCCGAGCGCTTTCGGTGTTGAAGAAGCTTTTCTCTGATTCCGTGATCAAATGACACAGGCGGGAAGAACCTCCTTTGTTATCTGACATGAACGCAGTGCGTCTGCAAAAACCGGCATATCTGTCACAACTGTTCGACAAGATGGCGGGAAAGCGGTCGGTTTTCAGTTGTGCTAATTGTTGGCACAGACATTGTAATTAATTAATTGCCTATGAAGCAGATTATAAAAATTAGGAGGATTTCTTTTGAATGAAATAACCGAAGCCACTGAAAATGTCGAAGTTGAAGAGATATTCGGTTCAGACGGATCGGTGGAATTGCCCATCATGCCGTTGCGGAACACGGTTTTATTTCCGCAGCAGGTTATCCCTATTTACATCGGGCGCGAGCGGTCCCTGAATCTCATTGAGAATTTGCCAAAAGATAACCGGTACATCGGTGTCGTTGCCCAGGAAGAGGGCTCGGTAGAAGAGCCCTCAAGCGAAGATCTATACTCGTTTGGGACGGTTGCCCAGGTGCTGAAGGTGTTTGATATGCCGGATGGCAGCAAAAGCGCCATTGTCCAGGGTATCCATCGGATGCAGGTGACCGAATGGACGGCGGCCGAGCCGTATTTCCGGGGTGTACTTGAGCAGGTCGATGAAGAATTTGACAAAGACGATATCGAGATCGACGCGCTCCAGTCAAATCTCCGCAATATCTACAAAGAA
The sequence above is a segment of the Candidatus Neomarinimicrobiota bacterium genome. Coding sequences within it:
- the erpA gene encoding iron-sulfur cluster insertion protein ErpA, with the translated sequence MVTLSERAENKLRTLLQEQNKEEHGLRVYIQGGGCSGMSYGMEFEDEPEKSDEVLEQNGIKVIVDKFSLKYIDGSEIDYADEGLMGGSFQVVNPQAKSTCGCGQSFKA